In Anthonomus grandis grandis unplaced genomic scaffold, icAntGran1.3 ctg00000334.1, whole genome shotgun sequence, the following are encoded in one genomic region:
- the LOC126749577 gene encoding uncharacterized protein LOC126749577, which translates to MHKLIISLSMSLVISSAEPVRWRSSPRFAQRQEVAPAQWKPSMDLNGTPPAPPASYGPPPPAPSYGPPPAPQEEPSSLTTTTEISITTEGNSESVDAVGGGEGHSGKLVNGHYYIYHPSGLLQKVYYASNNDDSRMSLAVKLKYEDVEPIRAPVYTYDPETYVLRKVFDPLLEQ; encoded by the coding sequence ATGCACAAGCTAATTATTTCGCTCTCAATGTCTTTAGTGATAAGTTCCGCGGAACCAGTCAGGTGGAGATCAAGTCCAAGATTCGCCCAACGTCAAGAAGTTGCCCCCGCTCAATGGAAACCTTCCATGGACCTCAATGGAACTCCTCCCGCACCACCGGCAAGCTATGGACCTCCTCCTCCAGCACCCAGTTATGGACCTCCCCCCGCTCCACAAGAGGAACCTTCTTCATTGACCACTACCACTGAAATTTCCATTACGACCGAGGGAAATTCGGAAAGTGTCGATGCGGTGGGGGGTGGTGAGGGGCACAGTGGAAAACTGGTTAATGGACATTATTACATTTACCATCCAAGCGGTTTGCTGCAGAAGGTTTATTATGCCTCAAACAATGACGATTCAAGGATGTCGCTTGCTGTTAAGTTGAAGTATGAAGATGTGGAACCGATTAGGGCACCCGTGTACACCTACGATCCAGAGACGTACGTTTTACGTAAAGTATTTGATCCTTTATTGGAACAATaa
- the LOC126749579 gene encoding uncharacterized protein LOC126749579 isoform X2: MNCLDYHNLGNESELILESLLSFSKLLNSLPGYKFSPFQVTGAVRIKLLFSQEDPRLRRSSIQLLGDLATSLGQETNLEAFKDRVRSKGTSSLYSCIYALQTCMLSRPVKVRSRRLALISIVRR; this comes from the exons ATGAACTGTTTGGATTATCACAATTTGGG GAACGAAAGCGAGCTGATCCTGGAGTCCCTGCTATCCTTCTCGAAACTCCTGAACAGTTTGCCAGGGTACAAATTCAGTCCCTTTCAAGTTACCGGAGCAGTGAGGATCAAGTTGCTATTCAGTCAAGAGGATCCACGTCTAAGGAGATCCTCGATCCAGTTATTAGGAGATCTGGCAACATCCCTTGGCCAGGAGACCAATTTGGAGGCATTCAAGGATCGAGTGAGATCCAAGGGAACCTCATCACTTTACTCTTGCATCTATGCGCTCCAGACGTGTATGTTGTCAAG GCCTGTAAAAGTACGATCCAGAAGGTTGGCCCTTATCTCGATTGTCCGGAGGTAA
- the LOC126749579 gene encoding uncharacterized protein LOC126749579 isoform X1, with translation MDRHYQYCPFSKSIQNESELILESLLSFSKLLNSLPGYKFSPFQVTGAVRIKLLFSQEDPRLRRSSIQLLGDLATSLGQETNLEAFKDRVRSKGTSSLYSCIYALQTCMLSRPVKVRSRRLALISIVRR, from the exons ATGGACAGACATTATCAATATTGTCCATTTTCTAAGTCAATTCa GAACGAAAGCGAGCTGATCCTGGAGTCCCTGCTATCCTTCTCGAAACTCCTGAACAGTTTGCCAGGGTACAAATTCAGTCCCTTTCAAGTTACCGGAGCAGTGAGGATCAAGTTGCTATTCAGTCAAGAGGATCCACGTCTAAGGAGATCCTCGATCCAGTTATTAGGAGATCTGGCAACATCCCTTGGCCAGGAGACCAATTTGGAGGCATTCAAGGATCGAGTGAGATCCAAGGGAACCTCATCACTTTACTCTTGCATCTATGCGCTCCAGACGTGTATGTTGTCAAG GCCTGTAAAAGTACGATCCAGAAGGTTGGCCCTTATCTCGATTGTCCGGAGGTAA